The genomic region ATCCCAACTTGCAATAGCTTTGCACATTAAAACAAGTGAACTCAGAGCAGCTGATGGGTTCGCTCGGACCTGAAAACGTTGGGTGTCATCCAGGTAAAATTAGATTATTTTGAGTTAATGAtgatgattagaacaagagaTGCATACCACTGCACATAGACCTCGGAAGGCATCTTCTTTCTCGATATCATCACGTATCCTGCCACAAATTGTTTGATATAAAGACAATGCTAAACCGCACCACGAGAGTAGCTTAACAGTACatcaagaaaagaaatcatAAGGGAAATGAATCGATACTTACATAGACAAAGAAATACACCATGGTTGCATGAAATGCTCCATGTGTGGTGATACAAGGTCTGGACACACCCATGCAAGTCTCCCTAGAGTAATTGCAGTATTTTCAACAACTGACTTGTTTACCCCTTGCTGATCATACACACATGAGATAATGGTATCAACATGATCGTCAAGGCACTAATGCACAAACACGTAATTATGtggtaaaagtactatggagACCCTATCCTAGGTGTCAGGTTAGATTTTGCCTCCTCTACTTAAATAATGAGAAAATTAGCCCCTATGCATTAGATCAAAGGGCAAACTgatcctttttgttaaaaaattcatctatttctactgttaaaaattggcatggatgacaaaataaccaaacaatgACATATGGTATGCCACATGTATCTCATGCTGACGACAGAGAGCAGTTTTTAgaagtagaaatggatgaaatttttacagaatgaccaatttactctATGATCTATTGTACAGGGACTAATtagcccattttttgagtagataGGTAAAATTCAATCCTGCTCCTAGTACAAgagcctccatgatacttttaccataGTTATGTTTATATGGGCATGCAAGCCAACAAATGTCACCAACAAAAAGGGAAGATTACCTCTGCATGCTGAAGGATAGGAACCAAACATGAGATCACTGTCATGACAACCGGAGAAATTTCTTGACGAACCTGAAATTAAAGTCGAATAGTCAGTGACGATAAATGAGGGAAAACAAGACATCAAAGAAACCAAAGGGGGGTGTAAACTCAAGAAGGTGAATGAAGAGCACACATACCTTAATTGCTAGCTCTCCAATGGCCCAACATGCATTGTTTGCCACTGCAATGGTCTCATTTAACTTGGGAGTGGTCTGCATGGGGGATATACTATGTAACACTATAAAGATGGTAAACTGAGATATGGAATTCCAAAATGAAACTTTACCAATTGGTTAGTTGCAACATCAAGAAATTCAGACAAACGAGGACGCAAATGAACAGGGCAAACCTAATCAAATTCAACATATGAATAAAGTGGATCAGCTTGGACCACGCCAAAAGGGGGGCGGGGGGATTATGAAAAAAGGGTGGTTTCGATTTGAACTTACTTTTGCAAGGTCCCCAACAAGTGCAAAGGCACTTTGTCGCACATCGGAATCATCATCCATACAACATTGCAAAAGCAGGTCCCTCAAATTGCTCTGTGCAACCTGCATATAAGGTCTATGTGAACAGCACAAAACATACCAGTTCACATTGTAATATAACATATTTACCAATATCCAGACCACATGTTTTTTTCATCAAGAGCAAAGGAGAAAGCAAGTACCAGACTCTCTATTCCACCTTGAAGGCCCTCTGTAAGTCCAGAGAGCAAATCAAGTGAGCACACAATGAactccttatcatactgaactcCAGCTGAAATAGGATCAACCTGCAATAGAAATTTCTATCAATGTCTTCAAAAAACTATGTCGGAGAAACAACGGTAGTTGTAGTAACATTATTATGCAAATAGAATAGTATGTTGCATGGCAGATCAGTAGTTGTTCTGAGGTAAGATTCCAAAGATAGAGATTGTAGTAACTTTCTAGCTGATTCATCAGAACTAATGATTTTAACAACAGCATTATGCAAAAAGAATTTCAGCTGTTGGACATGTTTGAAACTAATAGATGCTCTTAATTTCTCTCAATATCTACAGTATCTTTACTGTTAATGCTAATAAGATGGAAGTAGCACAAGTTGAAAGAAAGGTTCTGTACttaggtaaaagtaccatgaaggcCCATATACtaagagtcagattgcattttgcccatttactcaaaaaatgggcaaattagcccccgtatgttagattaaagagtaaattggtcctttttgtaaaaaatttcatccaattctactgttaaaaactgatgTGGTTGACGAAATAACCAAACAGTTACACATGGTATGCCACGTGCACCTCATACTGACGTACATGGACCAgttttttaacagtaaaaatggaaagaatttttaacagaatgtccagtttgctctttgatctaacatacaaggactaatttgcccatttttttcaTAGAGGGgacctccatggtacttttaccactgtacttaatatatataatacaaaatgtaatttcacatGCATTGGCTAAACATCTATACATCAAAAGCAAACACATGCTACCgttatatcatcaataaaattaaccaGGTAATGGAACAGAAAACAAGCCACTCCGCAAGGCACTAGTCAATATACTGCTTAATGGAAGAGATCAATCACATTtgagtaaaaaatatataggaaatCATTGGCCAACCATGAAGGGCAGAGAACACAAATGAAAAACTAATTCAACATGATTGTCGATTAGTAGAAATTAACAGTCGATTATAAAAACCTTGGCCAGTTGTTGAGTCTGGATGATATTTATGCACCTCTGGAATACAGGCTGATCAAATTGAGAGAATCCAGTACCCAATGCctgaaaaagtaaaatacatTAATCCTAATGGTAACTCTACTAAAAATTTGTACATACAGcatattgttgaaaaatatagcAAATTTCTTAAACAAGGGATTAGATTACAAGAACAAGGAGGTCAAAATATATCTGCTAATATCAGTATATCGATGAATAAAGCTTAGAAATGCATAAAACCGGAGTGATATATCCTAATAATAAATTGTTCTAAAAAGTTATGGTGATTAGCTGATTGCAGATTAAAAGAATTACGTACACTGATTGTTTGTACTCACTTCTATGTTTAGTTGCCCATCTAGGCAATAACtacttataaaagaaataaataaatgaaaaggttAAAGAACAGTTAACCGACCTGTGCTATGGACGTGAAGCACTCCAGCAGTCGAAGGAGATCTTTGTCAGAATTTGAAACCTGCTGCCACTTCGCAATGAGTGGTGGCATCAGAATTTCAAGATAAACTGGCTGCAAATGATAAAGCCAGTCAATGGGAGAGAATCATCTTACcacaaacaaataaaacccACCAAAAAGTGAAATAACTTTTGAGCATAACACGGCTAATATAGATTAGAAGGAAGAGACAAAAGTTTGAGGAACATGGTTATCATCTTTAGCAGTAGCATACTGAAATACCTGATTCAATTTCTCTCCAACAGCATCTGCTAGAGTTCCAATAGCATCATAAACAATTCTAAGATTCCGTCTCTGTAAATGTTTATACACACATAAGTAAGCAAGAAGTTTTATCCGATGGTGATGATGAAGCAGCATATGGTATTAAAGGAAGGCAACAACTGACAGTACCAGGTCTCATATAAGTCATAATTGCAACACTAAAAACAGCTTATTATAATGTAGTGGCCATCAAACAAACCTGATACTTGCCAAAAGCGCACATAAGATGCTGTAAAATTACTTCCAACCTCGGTGCCAACTCTTCAGCAGCCTcctgaaaataaataaaacaatttttatattattgaagtAATGGGAGGATTATGAAATGACTCCACCTGATTTATTGATATAAACCTCTATAAACTACACTATTAGATATCGATAAGAATTTAAATCCTAAAACCAACAATTCATGCAGCAGATTCATAACAACCTCTTCAAGTGTTGCAAAAGCCGAACAAGCAGCCTCTTGCACCCGCTTGTTAGTATCCAATATTCTTCGCAGGAGACCCGTAAGAACTGAGTCGAATTGCTCATACCCTTTTTTATTACCACTATCCTGAGATAAATGAAACATTAGAGTCACAACCACAGAATTCTGTGAAGTGATATGCACCAAGAACAATAGCTGAATAATAGCCAAAAAGATTTCATCTGTACCTGAACAATGTATTTGCTGAATCGAGAAAGTGTCCAACAAGAAATACTCCTTATGAGTGCAAACTTATCATCTAAAAGGGGAATCAGAAATGCTACAATCTgcacatataaatatgtttttctatCAATGCAAGTATGCAACAAGCAGCATGACAAATAAgagtaaaataaaaccattGCTAAAAGCGGTGATTATAAATTTAAGAgcacaattttatttaatgaaaacaGATGAATCAAAAACGTAGACAAAAACAATAATTACCTCAGACAAATGAGGATAAAGACCATTAATGCAACCTTCAGCAATTGCACCAAGAGTCAACACGGCAGCTTCCCTATCTTTCCAAGCTTCATCACCACTAGCAGATAACTTGGCCTGCAGATTCAACAGTTAAGACCATGTAACTAAATAGCTCAACACCAAAAGAATAGATTTTGATGCAAACTCCTATTAAAAGTTGTTGAGGGGGTTGGCTCTCTTTCAGAAGAAGTCTTTGAAATGTTGTCCGTCGAGCAACCGATCGAACCCTCAAACAATGGAGGTATTGAGCCCGAGGTGTCTATGCTCGGTTTTATCCCCAATTTTTTTCTCCCGATTCCAACGAGAGCCCAACAGGTTAACGGAGTTTGGGGAGCACCTCGCCACCATCTAACCAAGTGGTAGTGTTCTTACCCACCAATGCCATATAAGGGAATGGGTTTGAACCCCACCAGGCCAAACACTAAACATTTCCTTGGTGGACCAGGCGCTCCCACTAAACTCTGTGAACCCATCGAGGGCTCTCCGCAAAGTCAGGAGACAAACACTCAGGGATAAAACCGAGTATAGATATCCTAGGCACAATACTTCCACTATTTGAAGGTCCGGTCGATTGTTCAACGGACGACACTTCAAAGACTTCTCACAAAAAGAGAGCCGACCCCCTCAACAAAAGTCAACTGACTTTCAAATATCACTATTTTCCATAACTAATTTCCATGCACACATACAAGAAAAGTTTGTTGTTAACAGCAATAACATTGTGATTCAAGCTAGCATATCCATGTCATAGCAAATTACTCAAGTTTGTAGATTCTTCTGAAAGAAACAAGCTGATCTTCTGAAATGTTCATGCAACAAACTGAGCTAAAATCTTTTGGCCAAGATGAACACATAATGCAACATGCCAATTGGTGATGATGGATGGCCAATAACATAAATGGAAACGTTAAAACAGTTACAATTTTCATGATCATACTTTGACATCCCCAATAGGTAAGTTACCTCAATAATAGGCATCAAAGCAGGAAGAATTTCATCTCCAAACACATTTGACAGAACATCAAGAGCCGCTGCACTGCATTTCCGTAAGTTCCATATGCCATAGGAGTCATCATCCTGTACCGAATTATCCAGGAAACAGTTTCATTAAGGAAccgatttttctaaaactaacAGACATATAGAACTTAGCTATGTTAGTTgctgaaaggaaaaaaaatgcttACATCATCTTCTGCATCATCAGAACCATGAAATCGCGGTGTATGAAATCGAGGTTTTAGATCCTGAAGAGGAAATGCCATGAGAGGATATATTAGGAAGCAATTTCAGCAAGACAGAATGCAGATATGTGACAAATTCTAGAAAACTAAGagctgaaaataaattatattaacctGATCTCTGTCTGGAAGAGACTCATCTTCCTACAACAATGAACGGTTCCCAAGTAagttatcaaattataattgcCAAGTCAAATAATCTGAAAGCAGAAGCTAACAAGACATAACCTCAGCATCAACAAGTGACTCATCATCATCAGCATAAACCATGTTTGACAATAAAATCTACAAAAAAACAGATACATGAAAACCAATGATAAGGACATTGTATGGTTATGcaaagagaaaaagaatcaaaatatgaaagacagcAAAGTATTAGCATACCGGAATTAGACGTggcaaaaattctctcaaactctcaTATGGTAACTGTGCATCACAATATACAGACCTGCCAATCACGATCAATGTTGAATCATAAACACTTGGCAGGGAAGGGGGGCTTAAAGCTAGTAAAATTAAATCCAATTAAATCCATGGCCTTCGTTCCTGTCCCTGTGCAGATTCAAGAAAATGAATCTACATTTCTAACAGAAAGGATTAAGAATATGATGGATAATGGCTATGATATTCAAAATCTTGGAAACTACAGCTCAATTTACAACATAAATGGCACATAGAGGCAGACATGCAGGAGTAAGCACACCTCCAAGATCTCTGACATATTTAACTCACATTATGGCACTATTAAGTAGAAGTTGTCAATATGCCAAAGCAATCAAAATTATATGGTTTTGCAATACCCCTAGTCTACATATCAGAGATTTGCACATGGAATGCATAAAGtagaaatttaccaaaattcACATGCTTCTAGTGCTACTTCATCATCAGTGTCCTTACTGACTTGCAGCATATATTCAATTACGTTCTTCAAATGTGGCTGAGAAATAGTGAAAATCACATCAGTGAATTGGCAAAAGAAGACAAGACAATTGCATatagactaaaatataacaacaaaatataccGACCTCCAGAAAGGATGGATGGATTTCAATTAGCTGGACAAATGCTGCACAAACCTGACCATTTGGCAAAAAAAACATTGATCTAAATATGCTTAATCTTAGAAAAACAAGATTGCATTTTGTAGTCATCACTGactcaaaatactaaaaatagcCAATTTTATACAGAAGAAAATTTAGTAGGAGACAAACAGTTCTTGGTGTAGTATCCCATTTAATACATGTATTAGGAGAGTCCAGCAAGATTATAGTCTCATGGCAGGAAAAAGAAATAGCACCATTAACATCAAAGACTAGTTTTAAAACATGTCTAACTCTAATACTGCATTCTATATATCAATGCTAACAACAGATTTAAGAGTTCCATGCAAAAGACTTAATTATAACTATAAAAAAGAATACAAgaggagaaagaaaaacaattcaCCAATTTCCGCACTTCTGCAGCAGGGTCATTAGCAAGGACAAATAAACCCTGAAGGAATTTATCCATGGATGTATATAAAGCCTGCAAGATATTAATGTATGGTATCAAGTACTGCCCCAAAAGTATCAGTAagaatacaaaatttcaagttaaaactTACGGAAGGCATCAACATAATGTATTGGTTTACAGAATCCAATGAAAGCTTTCTCAGAGAAGTATGTGGAGATTGAAAAAACTGctcatagaaaataataataataattagcaACAAAAATAGAGTATTGATAAATGCATGATGGAATTTTAATACAAGGAACTACATTTAACCTGAAATAAACGAGGAAGGAATATTTTGATAGGCCTTTCAGCTAACCCAGGCATATCTGAATCTAGCACTTGTGGTATATCCTCACAAATCTGTCTTACAAAACAATGGTTGATGAATTAAGTGTAAGTAGTATGGTACATACTTAGTATTGAAACATGTCTTTGCTGTAGGAGCTTTTCTCAGCTAGATTAAAAGTTTGATCATAGGAAAGCAGTAACCAGGGTTCGTAGCTTCTTGTATTTGAGTGACAAAAGAACCTTAGTACTTGAAACAGGTTTCCAATATTTAGAATATCATGGATTTTCATAaggaaattttgtgtataagcTATAAGCATCTTAAGAAGAGAAGACCGGAACtaggaaaataaataagtagaacTTGTAGGCACCAACTCTGGTGCAATGTAAGATCAAGAATCTTGTTCCACTGACAATACATGTTTATATGTAAGTGAATCTAGTTCTAAAAGGTCAAAGCATCATCTGCTACATTGCTAGATGctgaatattttcaaatagCTTATAGACTAAATTACAGTGACATGCTTTTATTGATTTAACTTAAGGTTCACAATAATTACCAATATGACGACTTCCATTCAATGATGATAGAAATTAGAAGATTACGCATTGCATACCTTTGACAATGCATCCATGGCACCTTCCATGTGATTTAAGTCACTGCTATCCAAGCAATTGACAAGAGCTTGCAACAGCTCAGGCCACCCAAGAATTCCCCCTTGTTGAACAACCACGGTTACAATAGTCCCAACTGTGGACCTAATATGTTTATCAGCTGCTCCTAAACAAGGTAACAATTCAGACTTTATATATTGCTGGTGTGCAGGCGACATTAACTTGTATGCTGTCCTGAGATTATTTTTCAACAACAAACCAGCTGCTTGTCGAATCTCTCCTGATTTTCCCTGCATATAGAAAGTAGACAAGTGTTGGTAATATGCTAGTGCATTAAACACCTAATATATGAGCAAAACTACATCATAGTAGACATGTTTGATCAAAGTACATAGAAATCCAGTTCCTCAAGAAACACGTAAATTCAAatagaaataagagaaaatttcTACTAAACTAGCTGAAACAAACCTCAGCTCGAGCAAGGATAAAAACGAGATAGTTGTTAAAATCAGGGAACTGAGAGTAGTGCTGAAGCTGTTGCCAAATCTGAGACTTATCAGCTGAAGAATATGGCGAAATCTGCTGTTCTAGTAATCCACAGATCTCCTTTAACCCCTCTTCTTGTGGCTGCCACGAAGCACTCCCAGCCGCCGCCATTCTATTAACCAGAATATAATTCTACTAGAATCCAACTTCTTTGATCTCAGTTCCAatggattaatttgcaaagatAACAGAGTTTATGGTCTTTtgctgtttttttatttttctaatttcagTTAAGGCAGCACTACTTCAAGGAAATTCCCAAGTATTTTGGACAAGAGgacaaaaagagaagaaaagagactGAAGACGGGAATTTGCTTCGAAGTGTAaagcaaaacaataaataaagtagtagtaatattatataaagGTAAAAAGCAATATTCGAAAGCCATTATACTTTTGCAAAATAACAAAGATTTTGGGTTTCTTCGAGTTTCCCTTTTCAGCCATTTTAGTTTCTCCATTAAAGTTGGGtctaaaatataatagaaaacCCAAAGCAAGCATTATTATTAGCATTCAAAGCTAAGGCAGAATTGggctaaaatataaaaaacccaAACTATGTATAAAGTAGATGAGATCAGTGGATTGTTTAAAGGGAATCCATTTGCACCACAAATTCTTAAGGAAACTTGGTTTTTTGCTGTCCTCCATTGcaaaatttttcatcttttattaaaatatttgtcttTGAATGAAGCCTGCATGGTCCATGCAAAGAATTATTATGTGTGTGGGTAGTAAGCTATACCCTTTGTACGTGGAACAAGGTACTTGGTGAAAACCAGTGCAAGATCTTGTGTTGTTTTGTGGGGGAACATGTAATGAGCCAGCCCAGGCCCAGCAAATTTTCTGGGCATTAATTTTAACCGGTACTCGTGCCCTTCAACATGGGATATATAATGGccaaatttttatcattacacAACATTTCATTGAAACACACCAAAAGGCCATTGCTGTCTTTGGAGTCTAATGATGATGGTAGTTTCACCTAAAAAAATGTTGTCAAATTATTTAATCTCACAACAGTTGTTGCAATCAGATTATTTTTGTCTAAAAAATTGATGAATcataatatttgttatattcATAATCCAAATAAATTACAACTTACTAATATTCATAATTGCAAATTAAATCCCCACCAAACTAAAACATCCTTTTTCACGTTTTATATCAATGGAACATCTATACCCACAATTGCTTGCAACCATCTTAGAATACGAGATAGAGTCCaaaagttgtaatattttatacattgtAGCATTAGCATATTACAcgtttaaatatgtttaaatcaacaacttttaatttttataataataacggtactaatcaaagtaaaatttagtcaatcaataattatatttgtgcTCAAAATTATTAGGAAACATAATCTTCCTCTAGAATAGAGTCTGTGTAACAATGGAAAGcatgaaattgagaaataatttaattttcaatccgcattttaaaataaaacaaacacaaggatttaaaatgtaaattaaaggTACGCTGTCAAATTTAGTCTTCCAtgttttttgtcaatttggcctTAATTTCTTTTTGGCACTCAAGCTTTCAAAGAAGAGGCAAATCacattttttaatgaaaatgcttactaaaacattaaattattaatgatgtTGGTGTGTCAGTCCTCATGTACTTTATACAGACATGGCAATATTTATCTTGGCTCgcgtcaacaaataatttaaaaattataaaaatatttaaataaaaataaaaattcaagggAAACGTATAAAAAAGTTCacgaattttttaaaaaaaagcatgAGTTACATGTGGATTGCCATGCGAGCtactttgtttaaaattttaacattttagtcaacatttctgttgaaaaaaacaattaagctctttttgaaaggttgatgattaaattcaatttaatttttttaaaagattgaaggtCAAAATTAGCTAAGAGAAAAGAGCAAAggtcaaattgataaaagatgtaaatattgaaggctaaatttaaaattatgcctacattaaaatacatgttaggccaataaaaaaGTTGAATGGGCCGTGGAATTTTTTTAACCCAAATCCATACACAACTAAAATTAGATccgagaaaaaaaaaagacaccCACTAATTCGAGTAACTATAAATTACCGTACGCCAAAATTTCACTGCAGTCAGCCCTAGTATTGGCGGTACATTCCAACATCTGAAAAATCTCTCTAGCTACTCGCcttgaatattttgaatttgcTTTCTTCTCCACAGGTATTTTCACAGATTCCCTTTTCACTATCGTTTCCATTTCCCACTGCTTAATTACGATGGCCGAGAAAGTAaatcttcaatttcaattttgatgggctttttttttttttgaaaaatttagcGTTTTTGTTAATTTCTCTTGACGTCCTGtttttcgatttaaaaaaaagaaaatcagcTGTTTCAAATTAGAGCAACATTTTGGTTAATTCAGTGAAACTAGTGGTTTTTCCttgtttaattaatgttttattttcgtATCTGAGCTGAGTTTagtttttttgatttatttgtttgattGCAGATTAGTAGGGATTCAATATggattttgatgaatatgaGTATTTAGAGAACACAGTTGAGAATCCTGAGCCTCAAAaggcaaagaaagaaaatggaaatggcAGCGTTGATACTGTCAAATCTGAGGAGAGAAATCGAAGTCGGAGTTCGAAGCATAAGAGGGACGAGAGAGCTGATGGTTCTGACGATTATCATCATCCTTCCAAACACTCGAAGTCGATAGAGGAGTCATCACGTGATCATGACCAGCGCAAGGAACTAGGCTCATCTCAGCTGTCACGGTCTAGAGATGGAGAGAAGGATAGGCACCGAAGCAGTCGAGAGCACAGGTCCAAGGACAGGGATAGGGAGGACAGGAATGGGAGGGAAAGAGAGAAGGAACGTGATCGAGATAGGAAAGAGCGTGATCGTGAAAGTGAGAGGGATAGAGAAAGGGAAAGGGAGAGAGAGCGGTCAAGGAGAAGCAGGAGCCGATCGGAAAGAGAACCAGACAAGAGTCGTGACATGGAGTTCAGAGAAAGAGAAAAGGAGAGAGAACCAAGGGAACGAGACAGAGGAATCAGGTACCCCTGCATATTATTTTCACTTCGGGTTGTTTAGCTTTTGGCTTCTTGGTGCATGTTGTTCTTGTCATATTTGCCTTGAGGATTACTTTGATGCGTAGTTGCAATTATTAATTTGAGACAATATTATGGTGCTGgtaaattttcacattttatacgTAATTCTAACATgcagtttttctatttctttgcgaGCGTGTACACTATATGATGAGTGTTATCGTAGTGTTTCTCATACAGTACTGGTTTGGATGTAATATGGGTTCACTTTTAGattgtaattttat from Gossypium raimondii isolate GPD5lz chromosome 1, ASM2569854v1, whole genome shotgun sequence harbors:
- the LOC105772651 gene encoding transportin-1 isoform X2; translated protein: MAAAGSASWQPQEEGLKEICGLLEQQISPYSSADKSQIWQQLQHYSQFPDFNNYLVFILARAEGKSGEIRQAAGLLLKNNLRTAYKLMSPAHQQYIKSELLPCLGAADKHIRSTVGTIVTVVVQQGGILGWPELLQALVNCLDSSDLNHMEGAMDALSKICEDIPQVLDSDMPGLAERPIKIFLPRLFQFFQSPHTSLRKLSLDSVNQYIMLMPSALYTSMDKFLQGLFVLANDPAAEVRKLVCAAFVQLIEIHPSFLEPHLKNVIEYMLQVSKDTDDEVALEACEFWSVYCDAQLPYESLREFLPRLIPILLSNMVYADDDESLVDAEEDESLPDRDQDLKPRFHTPRFHGSDDAEDDDDDSYGIWNLRKCSAAALDVLSNVFGDEILPALMPIIEAKLSASGDEAWKDREAAVLTLGAIAEGCINGLYPHLSEIVAFLIPLLDDKFALIRSISCWTLSRFSKYIVQDSGNKKGYEQFDSVLTGLLRRILDTNKRVQEAACSAFATLEEEAAEELAPRLEVILQHLMCAFGKYQRRNLRIVYDAIGTLADAVGEKLNQPVYLEILMPPLIAKWQQVSNSDKDLLRLLECFTSIAQALGTGFSQFDQPVFQRCINIIQTQQLAKVDPISAGVQYDKEFIVCSLDLLSGLTEGLQGGIESLVAQSNLRDLLLQCCMDDDSDVRQSAFALVGDLAKVCPVHLRPRLSEFLDVATNQLTTPKLNETIAVANNACWAIGELAIKVRQEISPVVMTVISCLVPILQHAEQGVNKSVVENTAITLGRLAWVCPDLVSPHMEHFMQPWCISLSMIRDDIEKEDAFRGLCAVVRANPSAALSSLVLMCKAIASWDEIRNGELHNEVCQVLHGYKQMLRNGAWDQCMSALEPPEKDKLSKYQV